Proteins encoded by one window of Pseudonocardia sp. HH130629-09:
- a CDS encoding WD40 repeat domain-containing protein — protein sequence MAVETFWDGLDRRIAAGEPPYGEHPGVAPDGVTPEALRRVLDLEAHHLRRSGTAPVAQHLLAGAVLAGEAALAGAARARLAAQGVPALTTRWRTRPPSAALSRVLEGHGDAVVALLAGPDGLLLSLDASGESGAWDTATGHAVPDPLAGPDGPRPQTSAARARTVALSPDGGLLALAGDAPGVRVLATDGPARGAEVTALAGSPGPVTALAVTGASPTRVLAGGADGAVRVWDVTSGAAVSVAHGHDGPVTALTATGQGTVVSGGVDGTLRSWDPASGAPLGLLEGGPAVAAVVVPTAGQLLAATADGALHVFALVDGVPQDAVRLDVPGDEVAVTAAARAGEGRVVVGRVDGTVQLVPTAGSGPVTELAGHGAAVRAVVADPAGTVVASGDDHGRVLVWDPARARPGTGGPAGVSPAVGAVAATGSLVVSAGRRSDGVLAHDPTTGTRRWSVPAGAGPLWFDPSGTRLFAVTGASTVEERYATTGVRAGAVSLPGRVLAGRGALVVTGEPDGTVAVRDARTGRAFRTTRLPSAPRVAAPTPGGATVLLAADGLLVCWRPASAKVSVVALPAGLVTAVAVDDDGCHGVVCDADGRVHVWRAGSATVTTVRADAAHLTAAAGAGRCRAVTAGSDGSAVLWDLTSATALGRVPLDAPLTAVAVGGGTVVVGDGCGEVHCLDLLSGATAAVPDGVIPEQGGSAVVPAPRTGTTDRETAGQVSE from the coding sequence ATGGCCGTCGAGACGTTCTGGGACGGGCTGGATCGGCGCATCGCCGCCGGCGAACCGCCGTACGGGGAGCACCCGGGCGTCGCGCCGGACGGGGTGACACCCGAGGCGCTGCGCCGCGTCCTGGACCTCGAGGCGCACCACCTGCGCCGCTCCGGTACCGCACCGGTCGCCCAGCACCTGCTCGCCGGGGCCGTCCTGGCCGGGGAGGCCGCACTGGCCGGGGCGGCCCGGGCCCGGCTCGCCGCCCAGGGGGTCCCCGCGCTGACCACCCGCTGGCGCACCCGGCCGCCGTCGGCGGCGCTGAGCCGGGTCCTGGAGGGCCACGGCGACGCGGTCGTCGCGCTGCTCGCCGGGCCGGACGGCCTGCTGCTGTCGCTCGACGCCTCCGGCGAGAGCGGCGCCTGGGACACCGCGACCGGACACGCGGTCCCGGACCCGCTCGCCGGGCCCGACGGTCCGCGGCCGCAGACCTCCGCGGCCCGCGCCCGGACGGTCGCCCTGTCCCCCGACGGCGGTCTGCTCGCCCTCGCCGGGGACGCCCCCGGTGTGCGGGTGCTGGCCACCGACGGCCCGGCCCGCGGCGCCGAGGTCACGGCCCTTGCCGGGTCGCCCGGCCCGGTGACCGCGCTCGCGGTGACCGGGGCCTCCCCGACCCGGGTGCTCGCGGGCGGCGCCGACGGTGCGGTGCGGGTGTGGGACGTGACCAGCGGCGCGGCCGTCTCGGTCGCCCACGGCCACGACGGCCCGGTCACCGCGCTGACCGCGACCGGCCAGGGCACCGTCGTGTCCGGCGGGGTGGACGGCACTCTCCGGTCCTGGGACCCGGCCAGCGGGGCCCCGCTGGGGCTGTTGGAGGGCGGGCCCGCCGTGGCCGCCGTGGTCGTGCCGACGGCGGGACAGCTGCTCGCGGCCACCGCCGACGGCGCCCTGCACGTGTTCGCGCTGGTCGACGGGGTGCCGCAGGACGCGGTGCGGCTCGACGTCCCCGGCGACGAGGTCGCGGTCACCGCGGCCGCGCGCGCCGGCGAGGGCCGGGTCGTCGTCGGACGGGTGGACGGGACCGTGCAGCTCGTCCCGACCGCCGGCTCCGGCCCGGTCACCGAGCTCGCCGGACACGGTGCCGCGGTCCGTGCGGTCGTCGCCGACCCGGCGGGCACCGTCGTCGCGTCCGGGGACGACCACGGCCGCGTCCTGGTCTGGGACCCCGCACGGGCCCGCCCAGGCACCGGCGGACCCGCCGGGGTCTCCCCCGCGGTCGGTGCGGTCGCCGCGACCGGGAGCCTGGTCGTCTCGGCCGGCCGCCGCTCCGACGGGGTGCTCGCCCACGACCCGACCACCGGCACGCGTCGCTGGAGCGTCCCGGCCGGCGCGGGTCCGCTGTGGTTCGACCCCTCCGGCACCCGGCTGTTCGCCGTCACCGGGGCCTCGACCGTCGAGGAGCGCTACGCGACGACCGGGGTGCGGGCCGGTGCGGTGTCGCTGCCCGGCCGTGTGCTGGCCGGGCGGGGCGCGCTGGTGGTGACCGGTGAGCCGGACGGCACGGTCGCCGTGCGCGACGCGCGCACCGGGCGTGCCTTCCGCACCACCCGGCTGCCGTCGGCACCGCGGGTGGCCGCGCCGACCCCCGGCGGGGCGACCGTGCTGCTCGCCGCGGACGGTCTGCTGGTCTGCTGGCGGCCGGCCTCCGCGAAGGTGTCCGTCGTGGCGCTGCCGGCCGGGCTGGTCACGGCCGTGGCCGTCGACGACGACGGCTGCCACGGCGTGGTCTGCGACGCCGACGGCCGGGTGCACGTCTGGCGGGCCGGGTCGGCCACGGTGACCACGGTGCGTGCCGACGCGGCGCACCTGACCGCGGCCGCCGGTGCGGGCCGGTGCCGCGCGGTGACCGCGGGCTCGGACGGCTCCGCGGTGCTGTGGGACCTGACCTCGGCGACCGCGCTCGGCCGGGTTCCGCTCGACGCACCGCTGACCGCGGTCGCGGTCGGGGGCGGCACGGTGGTCGTCGGCGACGGGTGCGGCGAGGTGCACTGCCTCGACCTGCTCTCCGGGGCCACCGCGGCCGTCCCGGACGGAGTCATCCCCGAGCAGGGCGGCTCGGCCGTGGTCCCGGCGCCGCGCACCGGGACCACGGACCGCGAGACGGCCGGTCAGGTCAGCGAGTAG
- a CDS encoding TetR/AcrR family transcriptional regulator produces MSDRRRTLQRLEISRAAIRLFGEHGVAATGGEQIAEAVGLSARTFWRWFRTKESCVEPVLSLATDAFTASLARWPDDTPLAEHLARDYAEHPDAGPDDGDLVFEVIRMSRSEPALRAIWLVVQERAEPVLAGILAGRFGRDAGDVAVRVHAAALNGALRVATEDIAAATADGRRPPAAQLRARLSAAVDAAIHGVDGERAAGQGPTRST; encoded by the coding sequence ATGAGCGACCGCCGCCGCACCCTGCAGCGCCTGGAGATCTCCCGGGCCGCGATCCGGCTGTTCGGCGAGCACGGCGTCGCCGCGACCGGCGGGGAGCAGATCGCCGAGGCGGTGGGGCTCTCGGCACGCACGTTCTGGCGCTGGTTCCGCACCAAGGAGAGCTGCGTCGAGCCGGTGCTGAGCCTGGCCACCGACGCGTTCACCGCGAGCCTGGCCCGCTGGCCCGACGACACCCCGCTCGCCGAGCACCTCGCACGGGACTACGCCGAGCACCCCGATGCGGGCCCCGACGACGGTGACCTCGTCTTCGAGGTGATCCGGATGAGCCGTTCCGAGCCCGCGCTGCGCGCGATCTGGCTGGTCGTGCAGGAGCGTGCGGAGCCGGTCCTGGCCGGGATCCTCGCCGGCCGGTTCGGCCGCGACGCGGGCGACGTCGCCGTGCGGGTGCACGCCGCGGCGCTCAACGGGGCGCTGCGGGTCGCGACCGAGGACATCGCCGCCGCCACCGCCGACGGGCGCCGCCCACCGGCCGCCCAGCTGCGCGCGCGGCTGTCGGCGGCCGTCGACGCCGCGATCCACGGCGTCGACGGCGAGCGAGCGGCCGGTCAGGGGCCGACCCGCAGCACGTGA
- a CDS encoding flavin-containing monooxygenase, translating to MTTTGTTGTTDPTAADLDRLRERYRAERDRRLRPDGVAQYRSSTGEFGFYAEDPWCEPTDRDPVRDEVDVLVVGGGFGGLVAAARLRQAGHERIRIVDVAGDLGGTWYWNRYPGIACDIESSIYLPLLEELGGMPSRRYPPGGEIRAHARAIGEHFDLYRDALFDTEVTTLVWDDDASAWQVGTDRGDTVTARFVVISSGPFNRPKLPGIPGIADFAGHTFHTSRWDYDWTGGDERGGPLDRIGDRTVAVVGTGATAIQCVPHLAGAARHLYVVQRTPSSVDTRDDAPYDEAWWRSLAPGWQRRRREDFLALMDMRPAPHGSFGPDGVADKWTDTAPVRGARRLARTRGVEEPAEALEIADAEKMDEIRARVDAIVADPATAAALKPWYRQMCKRPTFSDTYLQTFNRDDVTLLDTGGQGVERITRDGLVVDGVEYPVDAIVFATGFELGADPATRAGAGIRGRDGVTLAEHWADGLSTLHGWVSRGFPNLFHVGAGQNSASPNFAHVLEEQAGHIAAVCAEAARRGVRIVEPTAEAEAAWVATIRERARDQQGFLAECTPGYYNSEGRPRRRTEQFGGGPVEFHQILRDWRAGGMDDVLSGGAP from the coding sequence GTGACGACGACCGGGACCACCGGGACCACCGACCCCACCGCGGCCGACCTGGACCGGCTGCGGGAGCGCTACCGCGCCGAGCGCGACCGCAGGCTGCGACCCGACGGCGTCGCCCAGTACCGGTCCTCGACCGGGGAGTTCGGCTTCTACGCCGAGGACCCGTGGTGCGAGCCCACCGACCGCGACCCGGTCCGTGACGAGGTGGACGTGCTGGTCGTCGGCGGCGGCTTCGGCGGGCTGGTCGCCGCGGCCCGGCTGCGGCAGGCCGGCCACGAGCGGATCCGGATCGTCGACGTCGCCGGGGATCTCGGCGGGACCTGGTACTGGAACCGCTACCCCGGGATCGCCTGCGACATCGAGAGCTCGATCTACCTGCCGCTGCTGGAGGAGCTGGGCGGGATGCCCAGCCGTCGCTACCCGCCGGGCGGGGAGATCCGGGCGCACGCCCGCGCGATCGGCGAGCACTTCGACCTCTACCGCGACGCCCTGTTCGACACCGAGGTCACCACCCTGGTCTGGGACGACGACGCGTCGGCCTGGCAGGTCGGCACCGACCGCGGCGACACGGTCACCGCCCGGTTCGTGGTGATCTCCTCCGGGCCGTTCAACCGGCCCAAGCTGCCGGGGATCCCCGGGATCGCCGACTTCGCCGGGCACACCTTCCACACCAGCCGGTGGGACTACGACTGGACCGGCGGCGACGAGCGGGGCGGCCCGCTCGACCGGATCGGCGACCGCACGGTCGCCGTGGTCGGCACCGGGGCGACGGCGATCCAGTGCGTCCCGCACCTGGCCGGGGCCGCGCGGCACCTCTACGTCGTGCAGCGGACGCCGTCGTCGGTCGACACCCGCGACGACGCCCCCTACGACGAGGCCTGGTGGCGGTCGCTGGCCCCGGGCTGGCAGCGCCGCCGTCGCGAGGACTTCCTGGCCCTGATGGACATGCGTCCGGCGCCGCACGGCTCGTTCGGCCCCGACGGCGTCGCGGACAAGTGGACCGACACCGCCCCGGTCAGGGGCGCGCGGCGGCTCGCCCGGACCCGAGGCGTCGAGGAGCCGGCCGAGGCGCTGGAGATCGCCGACGCCGAGAAGATGGACGAGATCCGGGCCCGGGTCGACGCGATCGTCGCCGACCCGGCGACGGCCGCGGCGCTCAAGCCCTGGTACCGCCAGATGTGCAAGCGCCCCACCTTCAGCGACACCTACCTGCAGACCTTCAACCGGGACGACGTGACGCTGCTCGACACCGGCGGGCAGGGCGTCGAGCGGATCACCCGCGACGGCCTGGTGGTCGACGGCGTCGAGTACCCGGTGGACGCGATCGTGTTCGCCACCGGGTTCGAGCTCGGCGCCGACCCCGCCACCCGGGCCGGGGCCGGCATCCGCGGCCGCGACGGCGTCACCCTAGCCGAGCACTGGGCGGACGGGCTGTCCACGCTGCACGGCTGGGTCAGCCGTGGCTTCCCCAACCTGTTCCACGTCGGGGCCGGGCAGAACTCGGCGTCGCCGAACTTCGCGCACGTGCTGGAGGAGCAGGCCGGGCACATCGCGGCGGTGTGTGCCGAGGCCGCCCGGCGCGGGGTGCGGATCGTCGAACCGACCGCGGAGGCGGAGGCCGCGTGGGTCGCGACGATCCGCGAGCGGGCCCGCGACCAGCAGGGATTCCTCGCCGAGTGCACGCCCGGCTACTACAACTCCGAGGGCCGCCCGCGACGGCGCACCGAGCAGTTCGGCGGCGGTCCGGTCGAGTTCCACCAGATCCTGCGCGACTGGCGCGCCGGCGGGATGGACGACGTGCTCTCCGGCGGCGCCCCGTGA
- a CDS encoding TetR/AcrR family transcriptional regulator yields the protein MKTLDDTRRGRAPMSDRRRELQRLEISRAAVALFREHGVHATSGERIAEEVGLSGRTLWRWFRAKESCVEPVLARSIDAVVATLRRWPAGVSLDEHLIAEYRPPEDPRDAADADAAMAVIALSRTEPGLRAVWLAVHERAEPVLAEVIAARAGREPGDLDVRVHAAAVAAALRISGEDLAAELAAGVRCADPVDRLGRALRAATTTPPRAGDPA from the coding sequence ATGAAGACACTCGACGACACCCGACGCGGGCGGGCGCCGATGAGCGACCGCCGGCGCGAGCTGCAGCGCCTCGAGATCTCCCGCGCGGCCGTGGCGCTGTTCCGCGAGCACGGCGTGCACGCCACCAGCGGCGAGCGGATCGCCGAGGAGGTCGGACTGTCCGGCCGCACCCTGTGGCGCTGGTTCCGAGCCAAGGAGAGCTGCGTCGAGCCCGTCCTCGCCCGCAGCATCGACGCCGTCGTCGCGACGCTGCGACGCTGGCCGGCGGGGGTGAGCCTCGACGAGCACCTGATCGCCGAGTACCGCCCGCCGGAGGACCCGCGCGACGCCGCCGACGCCGACGCCGCGATGGCCGTCATCGCGCTGTCGCGGACCGAGCCCGGTCTGCGGGCGGTGTGGTTGGCGGTGCACGAGCGGGCCGAGCCGGTGCTCGCCGAGGTGATCGCGGCCCGCGCCGGCCGCGAACCCGGCGACCTCGACGTCCGGGTGCACGCCGCCGCCGTCGCCGCCGCCCTGCGGATCAGCGGCGAGGACCTCGCCGCCGAGCTCGCCGCGGGGGTGCGGTGCGCCGATCCCGTCGACCGACTCGGCCGCGCCCTGCGCGCGGCCACCACGACCCCTCCCCGGGCAGGAGACCCCGCGTGA
- a CDS encoding DHA2 family efflux MFS transporter permease subunit, with amino-acid sequence MTTTPSRTEQVPASRTGALIAVLVGAAFVMILNETVLSVALRDLSVDLGVPATTTQWLSSGFLLTMAVVIPTTGYLLDRFTPRQVFLASLGLFTVGTAVAGFAPGFAMLLVGRIVQAGGTAMMIPLLMTTILRLVPAERRGATMGTITIVIAVAPAIGPTIGGAILSGLGWRWMFWLVLPLAVLAMAAGARWLRIDGGGRPVPLDVVSVLLSAVGFGGLVYGLSSLGGHGGGGLPPWVPVVVGLVALAVFVLRQLRLMRDGRALLDLRPFRRRQFVVALVLTALVLLSLIGVAAVLLPLYLQTVLGTSTLVSGLVVLPGGLLLGLLGRPVGALFDRVGARPLVIPGAVLMAAGLLLFSTLGPGTPLGVVVAFHLVLMGGLALMMTPLMTEALGSLPDELYSHGSAILSTLQQVAGALGTALFVTVAALGSAAAGASPDASGLHAAFAVAGGVGVLAVLLSLLVRRRAAAETPVG; translated from the coding sequence GTGACCACCACCCCGTCCCGTACCGAGCAGGTACCGGCGAGCCGGACCGGAGCGCTGATCGCCGTCCTCGTCGGCGCTGCGTTCGTGATGATCCTCAACGAGACCGTGCTGAGCGTCGCGCTGCGCGACCTGAGCGTCGACCTCGGTGTCCCCGCCACCACCACCCAGTGGCTGAGCAGCGGGTTCCTGCTGACGATGGCCGTGGTCATCCCCACCACCGGCTACCTGCTCGACCGTTTCACCCCGCGGCAGGTCTTCCTCGCCTCGCTCGGGCTGTTCACCGTGGGCACCGCCGTCGCCGGGTTCGCGCCCGGCTTCGCGATGCTGCTCGTCGGCCGCATCGTGCAGGCGGGCGGTACGGCGATGATGATCCCGCTGCTGATGACCACGATCCTGCGCCTGGTGCCCGCCGAGCGGCGCGGCGCGACGATGGGCACGATCACGATCGTCATCGCCGTCGCGCCCGCGATCGGTCCGACGATCGGCGGCGCGATCCTGTCCGGTCTCGGCTGGCGCTGGATGTTCTGGCTGGTCCTACCGCTGGCCGTGCTCGCGATGGCGGCCGGCGCCCGGTGGCTGCGCATCGACGGCGGCGGCCGCCCGGTCCCGCTCGACGTGGTCTCGGTGCTGCTGTCCGCCGTCGGGTTCGGCGGGCTGGTCTACGGGCTGTCCTCGCTGGGCGGCCACGGCGGCGGGGGGCTCCCGCCGTGGGTGCCGGTCGTCGTCGGGCTGGTCGCGTTGGCCGTGTTCGTGCTGCGCCAGCTGCGGCTGATGCGCGACGGCCGTGCCCTGCTGGACCTGCGCCCGTTCCGGCGGCGCCAGTTCGTCGTGGCGCTGGTGCTCACCGCGCTGGTGCTGCTGTCGCTGATCGGCGTCGCGGCGGTGTTGCTGCCGCTCTACCTGCAGACCGTGCTCGGCACGAGCACGCTGGTCTCCGGGCTCGTGGTGCTGCCCGGCGGGCTGCTGCTCGGGCTGCTCGGCCGTCCGGTCGGCGCGCTGTTCGACCGCGTCGGGGCCCGGCCGTTGGTGATCCCGGGCGCGGTGCTGATGGCGGCCGGCCTGCTGCTGTTCTCCACCCTCGGCCCGGGCACCCCGCTCGGCGTGGTCGTGGCCTTCCACCTGGTCCTGATGGGTGGGCTCGCGCTGATGATGACGCCGCTGATGACCGAGGCGCTGGGCTCGCTGCCCGACGAGCTGTACTCCCACGGCAGCGCGATCCTCTCCACGCTGCAGCAGGTCGCGGGCGCGCTGGGGACGGCGTTGTTCGTCACCGTCGCCGCGCTGGGCTCGGCCGCCGCCGGGGCCTCCCCGGACGCGAGCGGGCTGCACGCCGCGTTCGCCGTCGCCGGTGGGGTCGGGGTGCTGGCCGTCCTGCTGTCGCTACTGGTCCGGCGCCGCGCCGCGGCGGAGACCCCGGTCGGCTGA
- a CDS encoding MOSC domain-containing protein produces MHDVERVEVLAGSGVVGDRYFGTRHRHVSVQSRDELDAAAAELGAPVPSGRTRRTVTLDHGIVPTTPGTKLRLGGVELEVVRRAAPCRVMETAVGPGARRALHDRGGAVCRVLSSGTIAVGDAAAVVDAAVAAPPSADRGLRRGAAPDQ; encoded by the coding sequence ATGCACGACGTCGAGCGCGTCGAGGTGCTCGCGGGCAGCGGCGTCGTCGGCGACCGGTACTTCGGCACCCGGCACCGGCACGTGTCGGTGCAGAGCCGCGACGAGCTCGACGCCGCGGCCGCCGAGCTCGGTGCGCCGGTCCCCTCGGGCCGCACCCGGCGCACCGTCACCCTCGACCACGGCATCGTCCCGACGACACCCGGGACCAAGCTCCGGCTCGGCGGGGTCGAGCTGGAGGTGGTGCGCCGGGCCGCGCCCTGCCGGGTGATGGAGACCGCCGTCGGACCGGGGGCGCGCCGCGCCCTGCACGACCGCGGCGGCGCGGTGTGCCGGGTGCTGAGCTCCGGCACGATCGCCGTCGGGGACGCGGCGGCCGTGGTCGACGCCGCGGTGGCGGCCCCGCCCTCAGCCGACCGGGGTCTCCGCCGCGGCGCGGCGCCGGACCAGTAG
- the glmS gene encoding glutamine--fructose-6-phosphate transaminase (isomerizing) → MCGIVGYVGPREAAGVLLDGLSRLEYRGYDSAGLAVAHRRKVTVRRTAGRVEDLRALLGEAPPPGRSGVAHTRWATHGEPSEANAHPHTDASGRVAIVHNGIVENADALRAGLTARGVVLRSDTDSEALAHLVGEALQGGAATLADAVRTALAGVEGTYGLAVLDARTPEIVVARNGSPIVLGIGDGEMVVASDLAAVVRHTQKVVFLDDGEIVTVRADGIEGSTRISPTTVDTGSEDYALGGHPDFLAKEIAEQPDAVRRALAGRLDTRFATARLGGLGMDPRELRGVRRVLFLGCGSAYYAGEIGAGLVEQLARIPAAAEPAGEFRHRNPVVDPDCLYVAVSQSGETADTLAAVQELRRKGGRVIGAVNVIGSAISRECGAGVFLHSGPEVSVASTKAVTTMSVTFAMLAVLLGRVRDLSVADGRRLLDGLAALPRHVEAVLAEDAAHGTVAAVARRWAHASSMFFVGRTRASPVAREGAQKLKEISYCHAEAYPASELKHGPLALVTPDMPSVVVVPDDELLAKNVGTIEQIRARGGPVIAVTDAELPAGLADAVLRVPRTEPELAPILLGIPLQLLARHTAVALGRDVDRPRNLAKSVTVE, encoded by the coding sequence ATGTGCGGGATCGTGGGTTACGTGGGGCCGCGGGAGGCCGCGGGCGTGCTGCTCGACGGGTTGTCCCGGCTGGAGTACCGGGGCTACGACTCGGCGGGCCTGGCGGTGGCGCACCGCCGGAAGGTGACGGTGCGGCGCACCGCCGGACGGGTGGAGGACCTGCGAGCGCTGCTGGGTGAGGCCCCTCCCCCGGGCCGGTCGGGCGTCGCGCACACCCGGTGGGCGACCCACGGCGAGCCGAGCGAGGCCAACGCGCACCCGCACACCGACGCGTCCGGGCGGGTCGCGATCGTGCACAACGGCATCGTCGAGAACGCCGACGCGCTGCGTGCGGGGCTCACCGCCCGCGGGGTCGTACTGCGCAGCGACACCGACTCCGAGGCGCTCGCGCACCTGGTCGGCGAGGCACTCCAGGGTGGTGCCGCCACCCTCGCCGACGCGGTGCGCACGGCGCTCGCCGGCGTCGAGGGCACCTACGGGCTCGCCGTGCTCGACGCCCGCACCCCCGAGATCGTCGTGGCGCGCAACGGCAGCCCGATCGTGCTCGGCATCGGCGACGGGGAGATGGTCGTCGCGTCCGACCTCGCCGCGGTCGTGCGGCACACCCAGAAGGTCGTGTTCCTCGACGACGGCGAGATCGTCACCGTGCGCGCCGACGGCATCGAGGGCTCCACCCGGATCAGCCCGACCACCGTCGACACCGGGTCGGAGGACTACGCGCTCGGCGGGCATCCGGACTTCCTGGCGAAGGAGATCGCCGAGCAGCCCGACGCCGTCCGCCGGGCGCTGGCCGGGCGGCTCGACACCCGGTTCGCCACCGCCCGGCTCGGCGGGCTCGGGATGGACCCCCGCGAGCTGCGCGGGGTGCGGCGGGTGCTGTTCCTGGGCTGCGGGTCGGCCTATTACGCGGGGGAGATCGGCGCCGGGCTGGTCGAGCAGCTGGCCCGCATCCCGGCGGCGGCCGAACCGGCCGGCGAGTTCCGTCACCGCAACCCGGTCGTCGACCCGGACTGCCTCTACGTCGCGGTGAGCCAGTCCGGCGAGACCGCCGACACCCTCGCCGCGGTGCAGGAGCTGCGCCGCAAGGGCGGACGGGTGATCGGCGCGGTGAACGTGATCGGCTCGGCGATCTCCCGCGAGTGCGGGGCCGGGGTGTTCCTGCACTCCGGGCCGGAGGTGTCGGTCGCCTCGACCAAGGCCGTCACGACCATGAGCGTGACGTTCGCGATGCTCGCGGTGCTGCTGGGCCGGGTGCGGGACCTGTCGGTGGCCGACGGGCGGCGGCTGCTCGACGGGCTTGCCGCGCTGCCCCGCCACGTCGAGGCCGTCCTCGCCGAGGACGCCGCCCACGGCACGGTCGCCGCGGTCGCACGTCGGTGGGCGCACGCGTCGTCGATGTTCTTCGTCGGACGCACCCGGGCCAGCCCGGTCGCGCGGGAGGGTGCGCAGAAGCTCAAGGAGATCTCCTACTGCCACGCCGAGGCCTACCCCGCCTCCGAGCTCAAGCACGGCCCGCTGGCACTGGTCACCCCGGACATGCCCAGCGTCGTGGTGGTGCCCGACGACGAGCTGCTCGCGAAGAACGTCGGCACGATCGAGCAGATCCGGGCCCGGGGCGGCCCGGTGATCGCGGTGACCGACGCCGAGCTGCCCGCCGGGCTCGCCGACGCCGTGCTGCGGGTCCCGCGCACGGAGCCGGAGCTGGCCCCGATCCTGCTCGGGATCCCGCTGCAGCTGCTGGCCCGGCACACCGCCGTCGCGCTCGGACGCGACGTGGACCGGCCGCGGAACCTCGCGAAGTCGGTGACGGTGGAGTGA